The following proteins are co-located in the Desulfonauticus submarinus genome:
- a CDS encoding efflux RND transporter permease subunit: MNSNWLNVILRKPYYIISLLGFFVFLGIAGYNAIDRKLFPDSNRPEIAVVISWPAAGAKDIASNVAVPVEKELYTLDKVRRVYSTTIDEVTVIRAEFEYQKDINSAAIDVANALSKIRSFLPSDIREPQIFKITSATPPILVIGISSDRLSLEDIRELADNTIKKDLLKVKGVANVDVFGGYKKEILVQVNKDVIDSLGLSISKILDALSTNDRDYAIGFFDLPQGRFLLKSKGKRDTIAQIRQLPITENVRIGDIATVRYGHYDNSALYYANGHPAIALAVQRSIDADVLRTIENVEKEINKLKIAYPKLKIVITDTQKDTINQSISNMFESLRDAIIMSTIVAFFFLASFRQVLVVLFTIPLVYASTIAMMYIFDIDFSVVTLTAIILALGLLLDDAVVVMENIERHYKELCKPIKQAVIDGTKEIMFADFSGTVTTMAALFPIMFVGDYPQTIFRPLVATLLIALLASYVISITTVPLLSIRFLALRAKWILKAEDIFMAISDNFNKFARKFFASLAQSAMENKSLTIFYFVILFSLFFISIKMVLPVVGQELMPAMDTGIVKINVTIDPNLSIENSETVLKKINKAIYKSGRVLRVSAAIGSEPGVLSIGSGSGIDHISITAAYVNRFARKKSIWDIERNLRKRIQQIPDIKYFTVFDYGATALSSIRGNIDVMLSSDDFKTLSTASDIIYKILSNTRGLVNVAKTWDLDKVVYKLIIDEQKAFSYNISSNEIARQIGLILKGAGVAKKSIQNSKDMTVRVWSKNDNRLFNYLSSLLIDTPKGKIPLSTIVHLEKQKEPSLITREGLEYTVDVYGFREKDAISHIMKNFDEVFKNYRLPIDVNIVQTGDIAQFKDSAKRMAKAVLWGVCLIFLTLIPMFNSLRAPLLIIFSIPLTLVGASWTLLALGYHTSMPAMMGFILLSGIIVNNAILLIEFALLGMKKGLNAKEAMLESIKIRTRPVLMTAFATTAGMLPVALGWAIGLERLAPLGAVAIGGLMIGTFLTLVFIPIVFVWIYRKSN, from the coding sequence ATGAATAGCAATTGGTTAAACGTCATTTTAAGAAAACCATATTATATTATTTCTTTGCTTGGTTTTTTTGTTTTTTTAGGTATAGCAGGATATAATGCTATAGATAGAAAGTTATTTCCTGACTCAAATCGACCAGAAATTGCTGTTGTAATCAGTTGGCCAGCTGCAGGAGCAAAAGATATAGCTTCTAATGTTGCTGTTCCTGTTGAAAAAGAACTTTACACTTTAGATAAGGTTAGAAGAGTCTATTCTACTACTATTGATGAAGTAACTGTAATAAGAGCTGAATTTGAATATCAGAAAGATATTAATAGTGCAGCAATAGATGTAGCCAATGCTCTTTCAAAAATAAGATCTTTTTTGCCTTCAGATATAAGAGAACCTCAGATTTTCAAAATTACTTCTGCTACTCCTCCTATATTGGTGATAGGCATTTCCTCAGATAGATTATCTTTAGAAGATATAAGAGAATTAGCCGATAATACTATAAAAAAAGACTTGCTAAAGGTAAAGGGAGTAGCGAATGTAGATGTTTTTGGAGGTTATAAAAAAGAGATACTAGTCCAAGTAAACAAGGATGTGATAGACTCGCTTGGTTTGAGTATTTCTAAGATTTTAGATGCTCTCTCTACCAATGATAGGGACTATGCTATTGGTTTTTTTGATCTTCCTCAAGGCAGGTTTTTGTTGAAATCTAAAGGAAAGAGAGACACTATTGCCCAAATAAGACAGCTTCCTATTACAGAGAATGTGAGAATTGGAGATATTGCTACAGTTAGATATGGGCACTACGATAATAGTGCCCTTTATTATGCTAATGGACATCCTGCTATTGCTTTAGCAGTGCAGAGATCTATTGATGCTGATGTGCTTAGGACTATTGAAAATGTTGAGAAAGAGATTAATAAATTAAAGATTGCCTATCCAAAACTGAAAATTGTCATAACAGACACCCAGAAAGATACTATAAACCAAAGTATATCAAATATGTTTGAGTCTTTGAGAGATGCTATAATTATGTCAACAATTGTAGCTTTTTTTTTCCTAGCCTCGTTTAGGCAGGTTTTAGTAGTTCTTTTTACTATTCCTCTTGTGTATGCATCTACAATAGCCATGATGTATATTTTTGACATAGATTTTAGTGTAGTAACTCTCACAGCAATAATTCTTGCTTTAGGCTTATTACTTGATGACGCTGTAGTAGTAATGGAAAATATTGAACGTCATTATAAAGAATTATGTAAACCAATAAAACAGGCTGTTATTGATGGAACAAAAGAAATTATGTTTGCAGATTTTTCTGGAACAGTTACTACAATGGCAGCTCTTTTTCCTATTATGTTTGTTGGAGATTATCCTCAGACTATTTTTAGACCATTGGTTGCTACTCTTTTAATTGCTCTTTTAGCCTCTTATGTAATCTCAATTACAACTGTTCCTCTTTTGAGTATAAGATTTTTAGCTCTGAGAGCAAAATGGATTTTAAAGGCAGAAGACATTTTTATGGCGATCTCTGATAATTTTAATAAATTTGCAAGAAAATTTTTTGCTAGTCTTGCCCAGTCTGCAATGGAGAATAAATCTTTAACTATTTTTTATTTTGTGATTCTATTTAGCCTTTTTTTTATTAGTATAAAGATGGTATTGCCTGTAGTTGGCCAAGAACTTATGCCAGCAATGGATACAGGAATTGTTAAGATAAATGTTACAATTGATCCAAATCTTTCTATTGAAAATAGTGAAACAGTATTAAAGAAAATAAATAAAGCTATTTATAAAAGTGGTAGAGTTTTAAGAGTTTCTGCTGCTATAGGTAGTGAACCTGGAGTTCTTAGCATTGGCAGTGGCAGTGGAATTGATCATATTTCTATTACTGCTGCCTATGTTAATAGATTTGCAAGAAAAAAATCTATTTGGGATATAGAGAGAAACTTAAGGAAAAGAATACAACAGATTCCAGATATAAAATATTTTACTGTGTTTGATTATGGAGCAACTGCTCTTTCAAGTATAAGAGGAAATATAGATGTTATGTTGTCTAGTGACGATTTTAAAACACTGTCAACGGCCTCTGATATTATTTATAAAATATTATCTAATACTAGAGGATTAGTTAATGTGGCCAAAACATGGGACTTGGATAAGGTTGTTTATAAGTTAATTATCGATGAACAGAAAGCATTTTCTTATAATATCTCTTCAAATGAGATTGCAAGACAAATAGGACTTATTTTAAAGGGGGCTGGTGTAGCAAAAAAATCTATTCAAAATTCAAAGGATATGACTGTTAGAGTATGGAGTAAAAATGATAATCGTTTGTTTAATTATTTAAGTAGCTTGTTGATAGATACCCCAAAAGGAAAGATTCCTTTATCCACTATTGTACATTTAGAAAAACAAAAAGAGCCATCTCTTATTACAAGAGAAGGTTTAGAGTATACAGTTGATGTCTATGGGTTTAGAGAAAAAGATGCAATTTCTCATATAATGAAAAATTTTGATGAAGTTTTTAAAAACTATAGGTTACCCATAGATGTAAATATAGTCCAAACAGGAGATATTGCTCAGTTTAAAGATTCTGCTAAAAGAATGGCCAAAGCTGTTTTATGGGGGGTGTGTCTTATTTTTTTAACTCTTATACCTATGTTTAATTCTTTAAGAGCACCTTTACTCATAATTTTTTCTATACCTTTGACATTAGTGGGTGCGAGTTGGACTCTTCTTGCTTTAGGGTATCATACTTCTATGCCTGCAATGATGGGTTTTATTTTGTTAAGTGGTATAATTGTCAATAATGCTATTTTGCTAATAGAATTTGCTTTATTGGGTATGAAAAAAGGACTTAATGCAAAAGAAGCTATGTTAGAAAGTATTAAAATAAGGACACGGCCTGTTTTGATGACAGCGTTTGCTACCACAGCAGGCATGTTACCTGTTGCTTTGGGTTGGGCAATAGGATTAGAAAGACTTGCTCCCCTTGGGGCAGTAGCTATTGGTGGACTTATGATAGGTACCTTTCTTACTCTTGTATTTATCCCCATAGTGTTTGTTTGGATTTATAGGAAAAGTAATTAA
- a CDS encoding efflux RND transporter periplasmic adaptor subunit, which produces MKKKVVWLIIIIIVFSAVFLIKKRIQEIKSSPYPVTKIISVRIVKPKLRTVEQVQNFLGKYYSINHPFISSKVSGLIEDVFVQEGEVVRKGNPIVKIEDKELRKSIASYKFSVQALKKSLDSLKVNLKSLKSDYLYAKSIYNRNIELYNAGALSKEKFSYSKVIMELKLAKLNSMKEAIEAKQEELKAVIANLNAKKSLLQYTNIVAPIDGVITKIFLRRGDFVNPAKPILQMVGLRKRIEFYFPPKKQSLITVGSIAYIKNKKFKITKITPLAFKNLVVGYIDFKDFKGNLFLSENTNILVKVVLKKSRGMSVPLSAIYESADGRKYIFVYRKKRFFPIAVEILAQDDQFAVVSKKIQNPVAIGSNDKLAKLFVARDIQVVENE; this is translated from the coding sequence ATGAAAAAGAAAGTAGTCTGGCTTATAATTATAATAATAGTATTTTCTGCAGTATTTTTAATTAAAAAAAGGATACAAGAAATTAAATCTTCTCCATATCCTGTCACAAAAATAATAAGCGTTAGAATAGTAAAACCCAAGTTAAGAACAGTAGAGCAAGTGCAGAATTTTCTAGGTAAGTATTACTCTATTAATCATCCGTTTATTAGTTCAAAAGTAAGTGGACTTATTGAAGATGTTTTTGTTCAAGAAGGAGAGGTTGTAAGAAAAGGAAATCCAATTGTCAAAATAGAAGATAAAGAACTTAGAAAAAGTATTGCTTCTTATAAGTTTTCTGTGCAGGCCTTAAAAAAATCTTTAGACTCATTAAAAGTTAATTTAAAATCTTTAAAAAGTGATTATTTATATGCAAAAAGTATTTATAATAGAAATATAGAATTATATAATGCAGGAGCATTGTCTAAAGAGAAATTCTCTTATTCTAAGGTTATAATGGAGTTAAAATTAGCTAAATTAAATAGTATGAAGGAGGCAATTGAAGCAAAACAAGAGGAGTTAAAGGCAGTAATTGCTAATCTTAATGCTAAAAAAAGTTTATTGCAATACACCAATATTGTTGCTCCAATTGATGGAGTGATAACAAAAATATTCTTAAGAAGGGGAGATTTTGTGAATCCTGCAAAGCCTATTTTGCAGATGGTAGGACTAAGGAAGAGGATAGAATTTTATTTTCCTCCAAAAAAACAAAGTTTAATTACAGTAGGTTCTATTGCTTATATTAAAAATAAAAAATTTAAAATAACTAAAATAACTCCTCTTGCTTTTAAAAATCTTGTGGTTGGCTATATTGATTTTAAAGATTTTAAAGGCAATTTATTTTTATCAGAGAATACGAATATATTAGTAAAAGTGGTTTTAAAAAAATCGAGGGGGATGTCTGTTCCATTATCTGCTATTTACGAATCAGCTGATGGGAGAAAATATATTTTTGTTTATAGAAAAAAACGGTTTTTCCCCATAGCAGTAGAAATTTTAGCTCAAGATGATCAATTTGCTGTTGTTTCTAAAAAAATCCAAAACCCAGTAGCAATTGGAAGTAATGATAAATTGGCTAAGCTTTTTGTAGCTAGAGATATTCAGGTTGTAGAGAATGAATAG
- a CDS encoding TolC family protein — MRKIILLFILLLVTSNGFALTLQQAIEVALKQSPDVLIQRHKEVEAKEQKRAKIATSYGKISAVGSYTYYNLPRTLAPITPPIKPDIVTSKGIYSLGLKYSLPLFKGFQDVIAINISSLEKNIAQIKYNLTKAQLIFNIKSLFYKILSLKDQLRTLETYRNALNVLYNNTQLEVRVGRKASIDLLKIKSDLEEVDFNIVNIKNSINSLKSALAFTIGVDRVKKVEDVDIKQDMDFNFKIKDTYKYKLAKAELYKANQNVLKSKTLYLPRINFSVYYGNNYAREEKKELWQVGLTCDWLLFDFGAREAEIAKANSLKMSALLRLEKTAMEIKNLIVDIQNKIKTERERIRSLKSQLVFLQKVRKVEEIKYKNGVSNMYDLLLSIAKEKQAQNSLVEAKYNLNIHQAYLEYIVKGAK; from the coding sequence ATGAGAAAGATTATATTATTGTTTATACTTTTACTAGTAACTTCGAATGGCTTTGCTTTAACCTTACAGCAGGCAATAGAAGTAGCCTTAAAACAAAGTCCTGATGTTTTAATTCAGAGACATAAAGAAGTAGAAGCAAAAGAGCAGAAAAGGGCTAAAATAGCTACCAGCTATGGGAAGATAAGTGCGGTTGGGAGTTATACTTATTATAATTTACCTAGAACTCTCGCCCCTATTACTCCTCCCATTAAGCCTGACATAGTAACAAGTAAAGGTATTTATAGCCTTGGATTAAAATACAGCCTTCCTCTTTTTAAAGGCTTTCAAGATGTTATAGCTATAAATATTTCCAGTTTAGAAAAAAATATTGCTCAGATTAAATACAATCTTACTAAGGCTCAACTTATTTTTAACATAAAGTCTTTATTTTATAAGATCTTGTCTTTGAAAGATCAGCTTCGTACTTTAGAGACATATCGTAATGCTTTGAATGTTTTATATAATAATACTCAACTAGAAGTTCGTGTTGGAAGAAAAGCAAGTATAGACCTTTTAAAAATTAAATCAGATCTTGAAGAAGTTGATTTTAATATTGTAAATATTAAAAATTCTATTAATTCTTTAAAAAGCGCTCTTGCTTTTACAATTGGTGTTGATAGGGTGAAGAAAGTAGAAGATGTAGATATAAAACAGGATATGGATTTTAATTTTAAAATTAAAGATACATATAAATATAAATTAGCTAAAGCTGAGTTATATAAAGCAAATCAAAATGTACTGAAATCAAAGACTCTTTATCTTCCTAGAATTAATTTTTCTGTTTATTATGGGAATAATTATGCGAGGGAAGAAAAAAAAGAATTATGGCAAGTTGGTTTGACTTGTGATTGGCTTTTATTTGATTTTGGTGCCAGAGAAGCAGAAATTGCTAAGGCAAATAGTTTAAAAATGAGTGCTTTGCTGCGTTTGGAAAAAACTGCTATGGAAATTAAAAATTTAATTGTAGATATTCAAAATAAAATAAAAACAGAAAGAGAAAGAATAAGATCTTTAAAAAGCCAACTTGTTTTTTTGCAGAAAGTACGGAAGGTAGAGGAAATAAAGTATAAAAATGGCGTATCAAATATGTATGATTTATTGTTATCTATTGCTAAAGAAAAACAGGCTCAGAATAGTTTGGTTGAAGCTAAGTATAATTTAAATATACATCAAGCATATCTAGAATATATTGTAAAAGGTGCAAAATGA
- the gltX gene encoding glutamate--tRNA ligase — protein MNVITRFAPSPTGYLHIGGARTALFSWLWARKNKGKFILRIEDTDKERSTQEMTNAILEAMDWLGLDYDLGPYFQSQREKIYQEYIEKLLEKGAAYYCECSPEEVEKMREEARAKGLKPKYNGKCRNKNLGPGKNRVVRLKVPLEGSTSFYDLVKGEISVNNQELDDFILRRSDGTPTYNLAVVVDDLTMGITHVIRGDDHINNTPKQILIYKALEAPIPEFAHVPMILGPDKKKLSKRHGALSVMVYKEQGFLPEAIINYLARLGWAYGDQEIFSREELIEKFSLKNLNKSASVFDIEKLLWLNSHYIKNTPIEKLVPLVKEFVYNLGYKPEDRYLAKIIPLYQPRAKTLKEMAENLQFFLIEDNKLEYDLKAVKKFLTADTKKHLNALLNKMKSIKDFNQKELENLFQDYLQETGIKFKLIAQPLRVSITGQTFSPGLFETMEVLGKERVLTRLEKALNLNV, from the coding sequence ATGAATGTTATAACAAGATTCGCTCCAAGTCCAACTGGATATTTACATATTGGAGGAGCTCGTACAGCCTTGTTTAGTTGGCTTTGGGCAAGAAAGAATAAAGGAAAATTTATCTTACGTATTGAAGATACAGATAAAGAACGATCAACCCAAGAAATGACTAATGCTATCCTAGAAGCAATGGATTGGCTTGGACTAGACTATGATTTAGGACCTTATTTCCAAAGTCAAAGAGAAAAAATATATCAAGAGTATATTGAAAAGCTCTTAGAAAAGGGAGCAGCCTATTATTGTGAGTGCAGCCCAGAAGAAGTAGAAAAAATGCGTGAAGAAGCACGAGCAAAAGGACTTAAACCAAAATACAACGGAAAATGTCGCAATAAAAATCTTGGCCCAGGCAAAAATAGAGTTGTACGTCTAAAAGTACCTTTAGAAGGCTCTACTTCTTTCTATGACCTAGTTAAAGGCGAAATTAGTGTTAATAATCAAGAGTTAGATGACTTTATACTGCGCCGCTCTGACGGGACACCAACATACAATTTGGCAGTAGTAGTAGATGATTTAACAATGGGTATAACCCATGTTATTCGAGGTGATGACCATATCAACAACACACCTAAACAAATTTTAATTTACAAAGCACTAGAGGCACCTATTCCTGAATTTGCTCATGTACCTATGATTTTAGGTCCAGATAAAAAAAAGTTATCTAAGCGACATGGAGCTCTATCTGTCATGGTATATAAGGAACAGGGTTTTCTTCCTGAAGCCATCATTAACTATTTAGCAAGATTAGGTTGGGCTTATGGAGACCAAGAAATATTTTCGAGAGAAGAATTAATAGAAAAATTTTCTCTAAAAAATTTAAATAAATCTGCCAGTGTATTTGATATAGAAAAACTTCTTTGGCTAAACAGCCACTATATAAAAAACACTCCTATTGAAAAATTAGTACCCCTAGTCAAAGAGTTTGTTTATAACCTAGGTTATAAACCAGAAGATAGATATCTAGCTAAAATTATCCCTCTCTATCAACCAAGAGCAAAAACCCTCAAAGAAATGGCAGAAAATCTGCAATTTTTCCTTATAGAGGACAACAAGTTAGAGTATGATTTAAAAGCTGTAAAAAAATTCTTAACTGCTGACACTAAAAAACACCTAAACGCTCTTTTAAATAAAATGAAAAGCATTAAGGATTTTAATCAAAAAGAATTAGAAAATTTATTTCAAGACTATTTGCAGGAAACAGGTATAAAATTTAAACTTATTGCCCAGCCTCTTCGTGTTTCTATTACAGGACAAACTTTTAGTCCTGGTCTATTTGAAACAATGGAAGTGTTAGGAAAAGAAAGGGTTTTAACTAGATTAGAAAAAGCTTTAAATCTAAACGTATGA
- the queA gene encoding tRNA preQ1(34) S-adenosylmethionine ribosyltransferase-isomerase QueA has protein sequence MKKITSIFNLETYDFKLPEELIAQQPISKRSHSRLLVLNKNTGQIQLASFSELKHFLPSGSLLVGNNTKVLPARILGHKETGGKVEFLLLTPFPLLKPKKISSNQYVVEAEGLLKASKRPKKDQKIIFKEDFYLIVKENKEFGQAKVQIFFQGNLKDKFIAYGHIPLPPYIRREDTQEDKARYQTVYASEDKIGAVAAPTAGLHFTKHLKQELLAIGFDFTYITLYVGYGTFSPVRTKDIRNHQMHAEYFEISKKSAKVISQAKRAKRPIIAIGTTTVRTLEGAFALMGEIRPFSGFTDIFIYPGFKFKVIDHLITNFHLPKSSLIMLVSALAGIENIKKAYQVAIENKMRFFSYGDAMLIL, from the coding sequence ATGAAAAAAATAACTTCCATTTTCAACTTAGAAACTTATGATTTTAAATTGCCTGAAGAACTAATAGCCCAGCAACCTATATCTAAACGTTCCCATTCTAGGTTGTTAGTTCTAAATAAAAACACAGGTCAAATTCAACTAGCTTCTTTTTCTGAATTAAAACACTTTTTGCCCTCTGGAAGTTTGCTAGTAGGAAATAATACCAAAGTCCTTCCTGCAAGAATCTTAGGTCATAAAGAAACAGGAGGTAAAGTAGAATTCTTACTTCTTACGCCCTTCCCTCTTTTAAAACCTAAAAAAATTTCCTCTAACCAATACGTAGTGGAAGCAGAAGGACTATTAAAGGCATCTAAAAGACCAAAAAAAGACCAAAAAATTATTTTTAAAGAAGATTTTTATTTAATTGTAAAAGAAAATAAAGAATTTGGCCAAGCAAAGGTTCAGATTTTTTTCCAAGGGAACTTAAAAGATAAATTTATTGCTTACGGTCATATTCCTCTTCCACCTTATATCAGACGAGAAGATACCCAAGAAGACAAAGCACGTTATCAAACTGTTTATGCATCAGAAGACAAAATAGGAGCAGTAGCAGCCCCAACAGCAGGTCTGCATTTTACTAAACACCTAAAACAAGAATTACTAGCCATTGGCTTTGATTTCACCTATATTACTCTTTATGTAGGGTATGGCACATTTTCCCCAGTAAGAACAAAAGACATTCGGAATCACCAGATGCATGCAGAATATTTTGAAATTTCTAAAAAAAGTGCTAAAGTCATTTCTCAAGCAAAGCGAGCTAAACGACCAATTATTGCAATTGGTACTACTACAGTAAGAACTCTAGAAGGAGCATTTGCTCTTATGGGAGAAATACGACCGTTTAGCGGATTTACAGATATATTTATCTATCCTGGTTTTAAATTTAAAGTAATTGATCATTTAATTACAAACTTTCATTTACCAAAGTCTTCGCTAATAATGCTAGTATCGGCTTTAGCAGGGATAGAAAACATAAAAAAAGCCTATCAAGTGGCTATTGAAAATAAAATGCGTTTTTTTTCTTATGGCGATGCTATGCTAATTCTATAA
- a CDS encoding 4Fe-4S dicluster domain-containing protein: protein MARVIFLEDLCKGCLLCTQACSKNIIEQSDKFNKQGYKVVEIKKENLDKCIGCGFCSLICPDSAIIVYKTIKETENV, encoded by the coding sequence ATGGCGCGGGTAATTTTTTTAGAGGATTTGTGCAAAGGATGTCTTCTTTGCACTCAGGCCTGTTCTAAAAATATTATAGAACAATCAGATAAATTTAATAAACAGGGTTATAAGGTGGTGGAAATAAAGAAAGAAAACCTAGATAAATGTATAGGTTGCGGATTTTGTAGCCTTATATGTCCTGATAGTGCTATTATTGTATATAAAACAATTAAGGAGACAGAAAATGTCTAA
- a CDS encoding 3-methyl-2-oxobutanoate dehydrogenase subunit VorB: MSKRMFVKGNEAVALGALAAKCQCYFGYPITPQNDIPEFMSRELPKRGGEFVQAESEIAAANMLLGAAAAGIRAMTSSSSPGISLKQEAISYMAGSELPGVIVNMNRGGPGLGDIGPSQGDYFQATKGGGHGDYRLLVLAPGTVQEAYDLTIQSFDLAFKYRNPVMILGDAILGQMKEPITPWEPQIEPEAGKNWHLDGANQREPRIIKSLYLEDGALATHNLKLAKKYEQMKKEIRFEEFLTEDASLIIVAYGSIGRIVKSTIRKLRTLGHKVGLIRPITLYPFPSEVLFSLAKQGKKFLTIEHNLGQMVEDVQLAICQVAKTEFYGHLPGNLPTPNDFEQPILNALEK, encoded by the coding sequence ATGTCTAAGCGGATGTTTGTAAAAGGAAATGAAGCAGTCGCCTTAGGGGCTTTAGCTGCTAAATGCCAATGTTATTTTGGTTATCCCATTACTCCCCAAAATGATATCCCTGAGTTTATGTCCAGAGAATTACCTAAAAGAGGAGGCGAGTTTGTCCAAGCTGAAAGTGAAATAGCGGCAGCTAATATGCTTTTAGGGGCTGCAGCAGCAGGAATTAGAGCTATGACATCTTCCTCTAGTCCTGGTATCTCTCTAAAACAAGAAGCTATTTCTTATATGGCAGGGAGTGAACTTCCTGGAGTAATTGTAAATATGAACAGAGGCGGACCAGGGTTAGGAGATATTGGACCATCTCAAGGAGATTACTTTCAAGCAACAAAAGGAGGAGGGCATGGAGACTATAGGCTTTTAGTCTTAGCCCCTGGCACTGTTCAAGAGGCCTATGATCTTACTATCCAATCCTTTGATTTAGCATTTAAATACAGAAATCCTGTAATGATCTTAGGTGATGCGATTCTGGGACAAATGAAAGAACCAATAACCCCCTGGGAACCCCAAATAGAGCCTGAGGCAGGTAAAAACTGGCATCTTGACGGAGCAAATCAAAGGGAACCACGTATTATAAAATCTCTTTATCTGGAAGACGGAGCTCTAGCTACCCACAACTTAAAACTAGCCAAAAAATACGAACAAATGAAAAAAGAAATTCGTTTTGAAGAATTTCTTACTGAAGATGCCTCTTTAATTATTGTTGCCTATGGTTCTATTGGAAGAATAGTAAAATCAACTATTAGAAAATTACGGACTTTAGGACATAAAGTGGGACTTATACGACCTATCACTTTATATCCCTTTCCAAGTGAAGTTCTATTCTCCTTGGCAAAGCAAGGTAAAAAATTTCTAACCATTGAACACAACTTAGGACAAATGGTAGAAGATGTTCAACTAGCTATCTGCCAAGTTGCTAAAACAGAATTTTATGGACACTTGCCTGGGAATTTACCCACTCCCAATGATTTTGAACAACCCATATTAAACGCTTTGGAGAAATAG
- a CDS encoding thiamine pyrophosphate-dependent enzyme, with product MSEKIIFPKPKVLTDRPTHYCPGCHHGTAHKLVAQVLEELNLVPNTICIGSIGCSVFIYNYIAVDTVEAPHGRAPAVATGVKRARPDKIVFTYQGDGDLASIGLAEIMHCANRGEKVTVIFVNNTVYGMTGGQMAPTTMVGQKTTTCPGGRCKEREGEPIKMAEIIASLGGTAYCARVAVNNIKNLKKAQKAIYNAFKVQIDGLGFGFVEILAACPTNWKMNPLQANERVEKEMIPYFPLGEFKNCLGENK from the coding sequence ATGAGTGAAAAAATAATATTTCCAAAACCTAAGGTCTTAACAGATAGACCTACTCATTATTGCCCAGGCTGTCATCACGGAACAGCCCATAAACTTGTAGCTCAAGTGTTAGAAGAGCTTAATCTAGTACCCAATACTATTTGTATTGGCTCTATTGGATGTTCTGTTTTTATCTATAACTATATCGCTGTAGATACTGTAGAAGCACCTCATGGTAGAGCTCCTGCAGTTGCTACTGGAGTAAAAAGAGCTAGACCAGATAAAATAGTATTTACTTACCAAGGAGATGGAGATCTAGCATCTATTGGACTTGCTGAGATTATGCACTGTGCTAACAGAGGAGAGAAAGTCACGGTAATTTTTGTAAATAATACTGTATATGGAATGACAGGAGGTCAGATGGCCCCTACTACTATGGTGGGTCAAAAAACCACAACATGTCCAGGAGGACGATGTAAAGAACGAGAGGGAGAACCTATAAAAATGGCAGAAATTATAGCCTCTCTTGGTGGAACAGCCTACTGTGCGCGAGTGGCTGTAAACAACATAAAAAATCTAAAAAAAGCTCAAAAAGCTATTTACAATGCTTTTAAAGTGCAAATAGATGGACTTGGCTTTGGGTTTGTAGAAATATTAGCAGCTTGTCCTACTAATTGGAAAATGAATCCTCTTCAAGCCAATGAAAGAGTGGAAAAAGAAATGATACCATATTTTCCTCTAGGAGAATTTAAAAACTGCCTGGGAGAAAACAAATGA
- a CDS encoding 2-oxoacid:acceptor oxidoreductase family protein — translation MSKYQDVIIAGFGGQGVMLIGNLLAYAAMEENLNVTYIPVYGPEMRGGTANCTVVISEEDIGSPIIFNPISLIVMNRPSLDKFQPRLQDNGILILNSSLIETELADKDRLKAYPVPANEIADKLGNIKMANMVALGAYIQATQILPLSAVQNALESVISSHYAHLIPHNAKALEAGAKHVQETGNL, via the coding sequence ATGAGCAAATATCAGGATGTAATTATAGCTGGTTTTGGTGGCCAAGGAGTTATGCTAATAGGCAACTTATTGGCCTATGCAGCCATGGAAGAAAATTTAAATGTAACCTATATCCCTGTATATGGGCCTGAAATGAGGGGAGGAACTGCTAACTGTACAGTAGTTATCTCAGAAGAAGATATTGGGTCTCCTATTATTTTTAATCCTATCAGTCTTATTGTAATGAATAGACCCTCTCTTGATAAGTTCCAACCAAGACTCCAAGACAATGGAATATTAATTCTTAATTCTTCTTTAATAGAAACAGAACTAGCAGATAAAGACCGCCTAAAAGCCTACCCTGTTCCAGCAAATGAAATTGCAGATAAACTAGGAAACATTAAGATGGCCAATATGGTTGCCTTAGGAGCTTATATCCAAGCTACTCAAATTTTGCCACTTAGCGCTGTTCAAAATGCTTTAGAAAGTGTTATCTCTAGCCACTATGCACATTTAATACCCCATAACGCAAAAGCATTAGAAGCAGGCGCTAAACATGTTCAAGAAACAGGGAATTTATAG